AGGAGAAGGGTCCAGGCTGGAGAATCCCTTGGGATTATCCCAGGAAAGCCTGGATCAGTGGATACAAACCCACAGCGGGGTCTGGGGTTGCGTTTTGGCTCAGGTGTGACCCAGCCATTTCTCGTGCTCCAAAGAAAAAATGGGATGAACGTTTCTGGGCGCcgctttctcccccttttttggGCGGCCTCCGGGCTGCCATTGAACCCCCGCTTTCATGTGGGgatttctctccttcctccagcaCAATTCACCTCCCGCATTCCAGGATTCCAGACCCGCTCCcacaccctgcagggcagcaaaCGCAGCCGGTTTGGGCTGAAGTCACCCCtcaaaaatgacattttctcaTCAAAACGCTGCTGAGGTCATTCCCGGAGcgccgcgggccgggccggggacGCGGGAATTGCCCAACCGGGGATGAAAGAGCCGCCGATGGTGGTGGGGGCGGCCAGGGGGACTCGGAAATCCGGCTGGGATGAAAGGAGCGTTCCCAGGGGCTGCCGGGGCAATTGCGGGCGCTGCGGGCACCGCGGGGTCCCCGCTGTCACcgcctgtcccagggctgttcCCACCCTTGCCATGGATGTGCCCGGGACTCGGGACCGGAGAGGTCCCGGGGAGGTGGCACAGCTCAGGATGGGCTGAGCTGGCCACGAGAGCGGGACAAGCTCTGGTGGCACCGGCGGGGACAGCAGGACAAGCTCTGGTGGCACCAGCAGGGACATGGGGTGGGGTGGACAGTGGGACAAGCTTGGTGTCACCAgcggggacacagggcagggtaGACAACAGGACAAGCTCTGGTGTCACCAGCGGGGACATGGNNNNNNNNNNNNNNNNNNNNNNNNNNNNNNNNNNNNNNNNNNNNNNNNNNNNNNNNNNNNNNNNNNNNNNNNNNNNNNNNNNNNNNNNNNNNNNNNNNNNNNNNNNNNNNNNNNNNNNNNNNNNNNNNNNNNNNNNNNNNNNNNNNNNNNNNNNNNNNNNNNNNNNNNNNNNNNNNNNNNNNNNNNNNNNNNNNNNNNNNNNNNNNNNNNNNNNNNNNNNNNNNNNNNNNNNNNNNNNNNNNNNNNNNNNNNNNNNNNNNNNNNNNNNNNNNNNNNNNNNNNNNNNNNNNNNNNNNNNNNNNNNNNNNNNNNNNNNNNNNNNNNNNNNNNNNNNNNNNNNNNNNNNNNNNNNNNNNNNNNNNNNNNNNNNNNNNNNNNNNNNNNNNNNNNNNNNNNNNNNNNNNNNNNNNNNNNNNNNNNNNNNNNNNNNNNNNNNNNNNNNNNNNNNNNNNNNNNNNNNNNNNNNNNNNNNNNNNNNNNNNNNNNNNNNNNNNNNNNNNTCACCAGCGGGGACATGGGGAGGAGTGGCCGCTGCATTCCTCACACGCAGCGGTGCCCACCCAGAGGCCACCAGTGCTCCCACCCCTGTGGAATCTGGGGTGGGTTTTGGACCAGTgcagggggattttttttcccagcaaatcCTGAATGAAAGAGGGCTGAAACATCCTGGGATGCTCCAACAGCAAAACTAAAAAGGACTTTTTGCTCCATGCCAGGctcatcccatggatcccatcccaccccatggatcacatcccattgatcccaccccatggatcccatcccatcccatcccaccccatcccatcccatcccatcccatcccatcccatggatcccaccccatggaccccatcccattgatcccaccccatggatcccatcccaccccatggaccccatcccatcccaccccgcCCCTGCAGCACCTCGGGCACCGCCGGGACTTTGCTCGGGCTCAGCCCCGGGAGCCGCTTTAAGGCTCCGGAATTCCTGCGAGGCTCGGGAAGCACGCGGGGAATGCGCGGCGGGGGGCCGAGCGCGGTGACCCCCCCGTGCCACCTCCAAAGGGACAAAGGGTGGCATTCCGGGCATGCCCTGCCACCCTGTGACCCCCCCTTGCCAGGACAAAAGGTGGCATTCCgggcccctgtgccccccccccccccccccacaaaGGGACACAGGGTGGCATTCCGGGCATGCCCTGCCACCCTGCCACCGCCCCCCGCCACCTCTGCCAGGACAAAGGTGGCATTCCGGGCCCCTGTGACCCCCCCCCCCGTGCCAGCCCCAAAGGGACAGCCTCATCCCAGCAGGAAAGGGACAGGGGCACAgagacagggacacagggacagcagcccctCCCTCACCCCCAGCAATCACAGCGACAACTCAGCTTTACCGTTTGCtttaatttaatgtttttctCCAGCCCGTGCTGTAGCAAGGAGGGAAAACACAacacccagcccagagaggggaGAGGGCAGCGAGCACTCGCGGCAGCAGTGCAAGGGAGCCGTGTGTGACACGAGGACACAGCCACCTCCCCAAAAACACCCCTGGACGGCCTCTGAGGAGCCAGACACATCCCGTGCTGCTGCCCTCCAACCAGCCTGGGCAAAGGcaataaatcaataaatcaataaatcaataaataaactCACGGTGCCTCACCaaaagcacctttttttttttttttcctctttttttttctttttttccacattaCAATGACAGATGTTGGCATCACAGCATTTCCCAGCGCGGGCTTTTGGCCACATCCAGTTCTCagcactcaggagagggcagagcCGTGGCCTGGgtgcccccagcaccccccaaAGCCCACGGGCAGCACCTTGGAGCCCTCACCAGCACCCTGCTACATCTGCAGCTTGTTTGAGGTATATCACCCACCCCTCCTTTACCTTGTGCAGCCAAAAAcagtgcaaaaaaacccccccaaaataccccccaACCCATTGCTTTCACCCCCGTGATGAGATGAGACTGTTTGAGAGGGAAGGACGGCAGCGAGGCCCCCCAAGCCCCTCCTCGGGGACAACTTTGGGGGTTTTGGTCCATTAAATGTCCTGGCCCTGGGACATCCCCTGCCCCGAGGCTGCCAAATCAATCCTGGGATGTGGATCAGCAGCACCGGCAGCCCcggaagggagggaaggggaaagaagagaaaaagagaaaaaaggaaaaagggaaaaaagggaaggagaaggtgggaaaaggtgaaaaagggaaaggaaggaggaaaggaaaggaaaggaaaggaaaggaaaggaaaggaaaggaaaggaaaggaaaggaaaggaaaggaaaggaaaggaaaggaaaggaaaggaaaggaaaggaaaggaaaggaaaggaaaggaaaggaaaggaaaggaaaggaaaggaaaggaaaggaaaggaaaggaaaggaaaggaaaggaaaggaaaggaaaggaaaggaaaggaaaggaaaggaaaggaaaggaaaggaaggaggagggcTCAGCTCAGCTTCCCCCCGACAGCCACGGCTCGCCGGTAGAGCTCGGTGCCGCTGTcacaccctgccagggacacGCTGCGCTCGGCCAAGGGGCTGCGGCAGTGGGTGACAGTCCAGCGGCGCAGCCGCCGCCCTTCCtcccgctcctcctcctcctccagccgcAGCAGGCTCTCTGCGGACGCACAGCCCCGCATGGCGGCCCCGGGGGCGCGGCGGGccggcagctccagctgctcgAAGGACTCCGTGGACAGGATGCTGTCCTCGCTGACGGCActgccgggccgggcgcggggccCCTGCGGCAGCGCcacctccccaaaacccccgaTTGCGCTCTCGaggggggtcccggggggctCGGCGCTGCCCCCCGAGGAGGAGAATTTGCCGTTGTGTTTGAGGATTCCTTTCCTGCGGGCCGGCAGCCcctgcggggccgggcagggctcgGCGAACACGGGCCCGTCCAGGTCCAGGCTCGCCGCGTCCAGAACATCCCCGGACTCGCTGCACTCCAGGGATGAGTAATAGCCCGACTCCCTGGCCGAGGGTTTCTTCAGGATTCCCTTCCtgggcgctgccgccgctgtTCCGGGGGGCGGCAGGAGCCGGGACAGCCCCGCGGGGGGACCCTCGCCACCCTCCCCGGGGCTGGGCGCCTTCTGCTCCACAGAGTTCCTCTTCTTCAGGATGCCCTTGGGCCGCTTGAGGACGGACTTGGAGGGGTTCTCCGGCCCCGGGGGCGCCTCCTGAAGGGCGTGCGAGATGTCGTTCTCCTTCTTGGACTTCTTGAGGGAGCGCTGGCGCTCCAGGGCCGCGCCGGGCAGGTGCTGCTTGAGGAAGCAGCGCACCTTGGAGCCGTTGTCCAGCAGCGGGCGGGAGGAGCGGCGCAGCCACTCGGCCACCGAGGCCAGCGGGGACTCGCCGTCccgcagcagctcctcctgctcgcCCAGGGCCGTTCTGTAGCCCCAGTTGACCCACCAGTGCGTGGCGATGTCCTCGATGGTGGCGCGGCGCTCGGGGTTCACCATCAGCATCCAGCGGATCAGCCCGCAGGCGTCTGGGGAGGGacgggaggggacacggggaaaGGACAGGTCAGGCATGGCAGGGGACAcgggcacaggaggggacacgAGGAGGGACAGGTCAGGCACAGGAGGGGACGGGTCAGGCATggcaggggacacggggaaGGGACAGGGGGGGACACGGGAAAAGGACAGGTCAGGCACAGGAGGGGACGGGTCAGGCATggcaggggacacggggaagggacaggaggggacacggggaaaGGACAGGtcaggcaagggaggggacacgggcacaggaggggacacggggaagGACAGGTcaggcacaggaggggacaggtcAGGCATggcaggggacacggggaagggacaggaggggacacggggaagGGACAGGTCAGGCATGGCAGGGGACAtggggaagggacaggaggggacacggggaagGACAGGTcaggcacaggaggggacacagggaagggacaggaggggacacggggaagGAACAGGtcaggcaagggaggggacacaggcacaggaggggacacggggaagggatggggacaggTCAAGCATggcaggggacacggggaagggacaggaggggacacgggagaggacagggacaggtcaGGCATGGCAGGGGACAGATCAGGCATGGCAGGGGAAATGGGGAAGGGACAGGTCAGGCACAGGAGGACAcatggggagggacaggaggggacacggggacgggACAGAGACAGGTCAGGCACGGGAGGGGAGATGGGGAAGGGACAGGACAGGCACAGaaggggacacagggaaaggACAGGTCAGGCATGTaaggggacaggggaagggacagggacaggtcaGGCACAGAAAGGGACACGGGGAAGGGACAGGtcaggcacaggaggagagaTGGGGAGGGGCAGGAAGGGACACGGGAATGGGACAGGTCAGGCacggaggggacacagggaaggggggacacacacagggggATGGGGGTGTCCCTACCTGAGAGCTTTGTGGGCTCCCGGTAGTCCCCGCTCGTGATCTGCTTGACCAGAGTTTTGTAGTCGTGGCCATCAAAGGGCATCGTGCCATGGACCAGGATGTAGAGCAGGACACCCAGGGACCAGCTGTCCACCTGAGAAAGGGACACAGGAGcctggaggggacagcaggaccggctgtccttgtccccatcccaccaATGTCCCACCAGGACTCccaggatggcagcagctccagggaagggACAGTGTGAGGCAGCACCCCAGCACACCtctcacagacatcttttatggaaaatcctttccttgggatttttcctcctgagaaactgagaggcctcaggaacaaaatgcaaacaatggttatctgctgctgtgggatgcaacaggtgcatctgggattggatcat
This region of Ammospiza nelsoni isolate bAmmNel1 chromosome 23, bAmmNel1.pri, whole genome shotgun sequence genomic DNA includes:
- the NUAK2 gene encoding NUAK family SNF1-like kinase 2 yields the protein MERAAGPGAGPGSSLAEGLIKSPRPLMKKQAVKRHHHKHNLKHRYEFLETLGKGTYGKVKKARERSGKLVAIKSIRKDKIKDEQDLVHIRREIEIMSSLNHPHIIAVHEVFENSAKIVIVMEYASKGDLYEYISERQRLSEQEARHFFRQVVSAVYYCHKNGIVHRDLKLENILLDANGNIKIADFGLSNVFQQDKLLQTYCGSPLYASPEIINGRPYKGPEVDSWSLGVLLYILVHGTMPFDGHDYKTLVKQITSGDYREPTKLSDACGLIRWMLMVNPERRATIEDIATHWWVNWGYRTALGEQEELLRDGESPLASVAEWLRRSSRPLLDNGSKVRCFLKQHLPGAALERQRSLKKSKKENDISHALQEAPPGPENPSKSVLKRPKGILKKRNSVEQKAPSPGEGGEGPPAGLSRLLPPPGTAAAAPRKGILKKPSARESGYYSSLECSESGDVLDAASLDLDGPVFAEPCPAPQGLPARRKGILKHNGKFSSSGGSAEPPGTPLESAIGGFGEVALPQGPRARPGSAVSEDSILSTESFEQLELPARRAPGAAMRGCASAESLLRLEEEEEREEGRRLRRWTVTHCRSPLAERSVSLAGCDSGTELYRRAVAVGGKLS